ACATAAAAGTCCATGTCATCACTACTTAACAACCCTATGGCCACCATCTGCGGTTCCGATCCTCACTCAACAGAACCCTTTTGGCCTTACTGCTGAATTGTTGAATCCCtttccttcccccccccccccccccacaaagTTCCCAACAGACTCATTAGGCACAGGAGGGACAACTCTGTTTCTAATGTTCACGTTCTGGTAAAATGCTGCTGGCCTGGATGAAAACCATAAAGTAATCCTTGAGGCATTCCTTGCACGTTTCCAAACCAGGGCAGCTAAAGCTTCCACCTTTGTAGGGTTTTCAATAAAATTATTAGCAATCTTTGAGCCGTGAAATACAAACCTCTTTGTCACAGAATTGTGTAGTATATCTCAACGGCTGGTGGGTCCACTGATATGTCTTTTGGTTGGCCATTGGCACTGAATTGAACAAAGGATTCACCACTCTCTGATCAGCACCAAAAGCACTGGCAG
The nucleotide sequence above comes from Malus sylvestris chromosome 16, drMalSylv7.2, whole genome shotgun sequence. Encoded proteins:
- the LOC126607872 gene encoding uncharacterized protein LOC126607872 — protein: MDKAEQFFKLGCLSHKIADAATLRTFIRSWAASAFGADQRVVNPLFNSVPMANQKTYQWTHQPLRYTTQFCDKEVEALAALVWKRARNASRITLWFSSRPAAFYQNVNIRNRVVPPVPNESVGNFVGGGGGEGKGFNNSAVRPKGFCLNCKTLQILGGGEPMWVSSAVPTCNNMVILVDAEDGDGRVLGEIDIRRHEVFECDQELLLYASFKPNVWETG